Proteins encoded together in one Oceanobacillus iheyensis HTE831 window:
- a CDS encoding NAD(P)-dependent malic enzyme, whose amino-acid sequence MANLRDEALHLHKVKQGKLEINTKVPVKDAKDLSLAYSPGVAEPCKEIYDRKETVYDYTMKGNMVAVVSDGSAVLGLGNIGPEAALPVMEGKAVLFKGFAGVDAFPICVDTHDVEQIVQTVKLLEPNFGGVNLEDIAAPNCFIIEDRLKSETNIPIFHDDQHGTAIVTVAGLINALKLVGKKFSDIKVVANGAGAAGIAIIRLLQSFGVRDMIMCDSKGAIYEGRPYGMNTVKDSVAKYTNANKVEGSLSDVLEGADVFIGVSVGGALTKDMVRSMNDDAIIFAMANPDPEILPEDAKEAGARVIGTGRSDFANQVNNVLAFPGIFRGALDVRATRINEEMKVAAAEGIATLISDDELHDDYVIPSPFDERVAPLVASHVAKAAMSTGVARMNVDPEEVAEKTRKLTQQEK is encoded by the coding sequence ATGGCAAACTTAAGAGATGAAGCTTTGCATTTACATAAAGTAAAGCAAGGTAAATTAGAAATAAATACAAAGGTTCCCGTAAAAGATGCAAAGGATTTAAGTTTAGCTTATTCTCCTGGTGTAGCAGAACCATGTAAAGAAATTTATGACCGTAAAGAAACAGTATATGACTATACGATGAAAGGTAACATGGTTGCGGTAGTGAGTGACGGATCAGCGGTATTGGGATTAGGGAATATCGGACCTGAAGCTGCACTACCGGTTATGGAAGGGAAAGCAGTATTATTTAAAGGTTTTGCTGGAGTAGATGCTTTTCCAATTTGTGTAGATACACACGATGTAGAGCAAATAGTTCAAACTGTTAAATTACTAGAACCGAATTTCGGGGGAGTAAATTTAGAAGATATTGCAGCACCAAACTGTTTTATTATTGAAGATAGATTAAAGAGTGAGACAAATATTCCTATTTTTCACGATGATCAACATGGAACAGCTATTGTTACAGTAGCTGGATTAATTAATGCATTAAAACTAGTAGGAAAGAAATTCTCTGATATTAAAGTTGTAGCGAATGGAGCAGGTGCAGCTGGTATTGCAATTATTCGTCTATTACAAAGCTTCGGTGTACGAGATATGATCATGTGCGACTCTAAAGGTGCAATATATGAAGGACGGCCATACGGTATGAATACTGTAAAAGACAGTGTTGCTAAGTATACCAACGCCAATAAGGTTGAAGGTAGTCTTTCAGATGTGCTAGAAGGTGCAGATGTATTTATTGGTGTTTCTGTTGGCGGTGCTTTAACAAAAGATATGGTAAGAAGCATGAATGATGACGCGATAATTTTTGCAATGGCAAATCCAGATCCAGAAATCCTTCCAGAGGATGCGAAAGAAGCAGGAGCTAGAGTGATTGGAACAGGACGATCTGATTTTGCCAATCAAGTTAATAATGTTCTAGCTTTTCCTGGTATTTTCCGCGGAGCATTGGATGTTAGAGCGACTAGAATAAATGAAGAAATGAAAGTAGCAGCCGCTGAAGGGATAGCTACGCTTATTTCCGATGATGAATTACACGATGATTATGTTATTCCGTCACCGTTTGATGAAAGAGTAGCACCATTAGTAGCTTCTCATGTTGCAAAAGCAGCAATGAGTACTGGAGTCGCTAGAATGAATGTAGATCCTGAAGAAGTAGCAGAAAAGACAAGGAAATTAACACAGCAGGAAAAATAA
- the dnaE gene encoding DNA polymerase III subunit alpha produces the protein MSFTHLYIKSGYSLMESTITIPKLIDKAKQERQEALALTDIGVLYGAISFYKACIDNGIKPIIGLTVMVKDEQLNETVPCVLLAKNNNGYQNLISLSTNININGNEEVEKSLLDNYTDDIVGILPVTTGMEKVFTEELGTYFSSWSNLFSDDDFYIGVDRHSLEVIQSLQSLSIPLTSIQEVRYLHENDHIAYDCLQAIRYGEKWDGTEINSKNKQLHFTTEKEMEDLFQYIAPEALANTERIKDKCNLEINMNERYIPSFPVPNSLTADSYLQQLCISKIEERYKERNDQIMNRLNYELEVIQSMNYSDYFLIVADFIQYAKDNQIAVGPGRGSSAGSIVAYLLGITEVDPLEYNLLFERFLNPERLSMPDIDVDFSDVRRDEVIDYVREKYGQDHVAQIITFGTFAARSVLRELMKTLDVHEMDMNYVMKEIPTQSNRSLTDILKEKEELKAYVKQSSRLKLLFSIAVKLEGIPRNVSTHAAGVVISEKKLTNHVPLTIGTNQTYLTQYAMGELETIGLLKMDFLGLRNLSLIEKVNTAITNSRHRSLQLAEIPEQDEATFQLLRKGHTNGVFQLESDGMKKVLQELMPSTFEDIVAVNALYRPGPMDFIPTYIRRKKNVEPVSYPHPDLKPILSKTYGVLIYQEQIMQIANVIAGFTLGEADILRRAVSKKKESDMYKQKQAFIDGCINRGYKKEVADEIFSWIVRFANYGFPRSHAVAYSKISYQLAYMKAHYPNAFYAELISGVRNQQEKINTYIQEFKKLNGNILPPDINKSYGKYAVERKDIRMGLSAIKGIGIQPIQEILQARKDGTFKNFFDFCMRVNLKIVSRTIIENLVLVGVFDSIYRNRASLLASIDQAIEQKELFKEFLDQPSLFQDQIEMVESYTEIEDFTKIKKLSDEKELLGFYVSSHPLKEYRKKLRSAGNITLSHAKKLVNTRKVIHAVVIVDAMKVIRTKRGDRMAFLTISDEELEIDAVLFPDLFRQISNKVEEGMLLQISGVVEDRKQRLQIVIQSGHPFQESELERHEPSGEVFIRTHSSKRTQVIEKLRQLAELEPGEIPIIVYDRDLKQSYRLSEHYSLRVDRKVQKQLEGFFGKENVAVK, from the coding sequence ATGTCATTTACACATTTATATATAAAATCGGGATATAGTTTAATGGAAAGTACCATTACTATCCCAAAATTGATAGATAAGGCAAAACAAGAAAGACAAGAGGCTTTAGCTCTAACGGATATCGGAGTACTCTACGGGGCAATTTCTTTTTACAAGGCATGTATAGATAATGGGATTAAGCCGATTATTGGTCTTACAGTAATGGTGAAGGACGAACAGTTAAATGAGACAGTTCCATGTGTTTTATTGGCAAAAAATAATAACGGCTACCAGAATTTAATTTCATTAAGTACAAACATAAATATAAATGGAAATGAAGAAGTTGAAAAATCGTTATTAGATAACTACACGGATGATATTGTAGGTATTTTGCCTGTTACCACAGGTATGGAGAAAGTTTTTACAGAGGAATTAGGGACTTATTTTTCTTCTTGGAGTAATCTTTTTTCTGATGACGATTTTTATATTGGGGTAGATCGACATAGTTTGGAAGTCATTCAGTCGTTACAGTCGCTTTCGATACCTTTAACAAGTATACAAGAGGTTCGTTATCTTCATGAGAATGATCATATCGCTTATGACTGTCTTCAAGCAATCCGATATGGAGAAAAGTGGGACGGGACTGAAATCAATTCAAAGAATAAACAGCTTCATTTTACTACAGAAAAAGAGATGGAAGATTTATTTCAATATATTGCACCAGAAGCGTTAGCTAATACCGAAAGAATTAAAGATAAATGCAATTTAGAAATTAATATGAATGAACGGTACATCCCATCTTTTCCTGTGCCGAATTCACTAACTGCAGATAGTTATTTACAACAACTTTGTATTAGCAAGATAGAAGAACGCTACAAAGAACGTAATGATCAGATTATGAATCGATTAAACTATGAATTAGAAGTTATACAATCAATGAATTATAGTGATTATTTTTTAATTGTTGCTGATTTTATTCAGTATGCTAAGGATAATCAAATTGCAGTAGGACCAGGTCGTGGTTCATCTGCAGGTTCTATAGTTGCCTATCTATTGGGGATAACCGAAGTAGACCCTTTAGAGTATAACCTATTATTTGAGCGATTCTTGAATCCAGAACGCTTATCTATGCCAGATATAGACGTTGACTTTTCAGATGTTCGCAGGGATGAAGTGATTGATTATGTTAGAGAGAAATATGGACAAGATCATGTTGCACAAATTATAACTTTTGGTACATTTGCTGCAAGATCCGTATTAAGAGAATTAATGAAAACATTAGATGTTCATGAAATGGATATGAACTATGTAATGAAGGAGATTCCAACTCAATCAAATCGGTCGCTTACAGATATACTAAAAGAAAAAGAAGAATTAAAAGCGTATGTAAAGCAATCTTCTAGATTAAAGTTGTTGTTTTCCATAGCGGTAAAATTAGAAGGAATTCCAAGGAACGTTTCCACGCACGCAGCAGGGGTAGTTATAAGTGAAAAGAAATTAACCAACCATGTTCCGTTAACAATTGGAACCAATCAAACATATTTAACACAATATGCAATGGGTGAACTAGAAACAATAGGGTTACTGAAAATGGACTTTTTAGGACTTCGTAATCTATCCTTAATTGAAAAAGTGAATACTGCTATTACGAATAGTAGGCATCGTTCATTGCAACTAGCAGAAATTCCAGAGCAAGATGAAGCTACTTTTCAATTATTGAGAAAAGGTCATACGAATGGGGTTTTTCAATTAGAATCTGATGGGATGAAGAAAGTATTACAAGAATTAATGCCTTCTACTTTTGAAGATATTGTTGCAGTAAATGCTTTATATCGTCCCGGTCCAATGGATTTTATCCCCACCTACATTAGAAGAAAGAAGAATGTAGAACCTGTTAGCTATCCGCATCCTGATTTAAAGCCCATTCTTAGTAAGACTTACGGAGTGCTTATATATCAAGAACAGATAATGCAAATTGCCAACGTGATTGCTGGGTTTACATTGGGTGAAGCAGATATACTTCGCCGTGCTGTTAGTAAAAAGAAAGAATCAGACATGTATAAACAAAAGCAAGCATTCATTGATGGTTGTATAAATAGAGGGTATAAAAAAGAAGTTGCAGATGAAATCTTTAGTTGGATAGTAAGATTTGCAAATTATGGATTCCCGCGAAGTCATGCTGTGGCATATAGTAAAATTTCGTATCAATTAGCTTATATGAAGGCACATTACCCTAATGCTTTTTATGCTGAATTAATTAGTGGAGTTCGCAATCAACAGGAGAAGATCAATACTTATATTCAGGAATTTAAAAAACTTAATGGCAATATACTTCCACCAGATATTAATAAAAGCTATGGAAAGTATGCGGTAGAAAGAAAAGATATTCGTATGGGACTTAGTGCTATTAAAGGTATTGGCATACAACCAATTCAAGAGATACTTCAAGCTCGAAAAGATGGTACTTTTAAAAACTTTTTTGATTTTTGTATGCGGGTCAATTTAAAGATAGTCTCTAGAACCATTATTGAAAATCTGGTGCTCGTAGGGGTGTTTGATTCGATTTACAGAAATCGCGCCAGCTTACTTGCTTCTATTGATCAAGCTATCGAACAAAAGGAATTATTTAAAGAATTTCTAGATCAACCAAGCTTATTTCAAGATCAAATAGAAATGGTGGAAAGTTATACAGAAATAGAAGATTTTACAAAGATAAAGAAATTGAGTGATGAAAAAGAACTCCTTGGATTCTATGTCTCTAGTCACCCGCTTAAAGAATATCGTAAAAAATTACGAAGTGCAGGGAATATCACCTTGTCTCATGCAAAGAAATTAGTAAATACGAGGAAGGTCATACATGCAGTCGTAATTGTTGATGCGATGAAAGTAATTCGTACTAAACGCGGAGATAGAATGGCGTTTTTAACGATAAGTGATGAAGAGCTTGAGATAGATGCTGTATTATTCCCTGATTTATTTAGACAAATTAGCAATAAAGTGGAAGAAGGCATGTTATTGCAAATTTCCGGGGTGGTAGAAGATAGAAAACAAAGACTACAAATCGTCATTCAATCAGGACACCCATTTCAAGAAAGTGAACTGGAAAGACATGAGCCCTCCGGTGAAGTTTTTATACGAACACATTCTAGTAAGAGAACTCAGGTTATAGAAAAATTAAGACAACTAGCTGAATTAGAACCGGGAGAGATACCGATTATTGTTTATGACAGAGATTTAAAGCAGTCTTATCGACTTTCAGAACATTATTCTTTACGCGTTGATCGTAAAGTTCAGAAACAATTAGAAGGATTTTTTGGTAAAGAGAATGTGGCAGTCAAATGA
- a CDS encoding YtrH family sporulation protein: MEERFFAAFIHCFFIALGVIIGGSIIGSIGEFATGDAALTSISRIADRLRIWAIVAAIGGTFDAIANFEKGLLDGTPLDLFKQILLILSAMGGVKLGIIIINWFAQGDIP, from the coding sequence ATGGAAGAACGTTTTTTCGCTGCCTTTATTCATTGTTTTTTTATCGCACTAGGAGTAATTATTGGAGGATCTATTATAGGTAGTATTGGTGAATTTGCTACTGGGGATGCCGCTCTAACTTCCATTAGCAGGATTGCTGACCGATTACGTATTTGGGCGATAGTAGCTGCAATAGGAGGTACATTTGACGCTATTGCAAATTTTGAAAAGGGACTGTTAGATGGAACACCATTAGATCTTTTCAAACAAATTTTATTAATTTTATCAGCAATGGGCGGTGTAAAGTTAGGAATAATAATTATTAATTGGTTTGCACAAGGAGATATACCCTAA
- the ytrI gene encoding sporulation membrane protein YtrI: protein MHIPPYHKKPTWRLFFVGVFFGSIIGYLVIIYMYGSMYEDLLKENIELTSEVNELKKQNNALLEDKEERDEESQQPLTVSSIEIIFQEPERLKMDLLIQDQLKALIRQEIDHLIGEELATLSKADQLLYSTIEHKGFELEDLTYRFSVKKIVIDSELEIVLYPESVQ, encoded by the coding sequence ATGCATATTCCACCTTACCACAAAAAACCAACTTGGAGATTGTTTTTCGTAGGTGTATTCTTCGGTTCGATTATAGGATACCTAGTTATTATTTATATGTATGGATCTATGTATGAAGACTTATTAAAAGAAAACATAGAATTAACGAGTGAAGTCAATGAATTAAAGAAACAGAACAACGCATTACTTGAAGATAAAGAAGAAAGAGATGAAGAATCTCAGCAACCATTAACCGTATCAAGTATTGAAATCATCTTTCAAGAACCAGAACGACTAAAAATGGATTTACTTATTCAAGACCAATTAAAGGCTTTGATTAGACAGGAAATTGACCATTTAATTGGTGAAGAATTAGCTACCTTATCTAAAGCAGACCAACTATTGTATTCTACTATTGAACATAAAGGTTTTGAATTAGAGGATCTTACCTATCGTTTCTCTGTAAAGAAAATTGTGATCGATTCAGAATTAGAAATTGTTTTATACCCCGAATCTGTACAATAA
- a CDS encoding DHH family phosphoesterase, translated as MTRQHIIEAIKQYNRIIIHRHVRPDPDAIGSQAGLKHLIKNSFPKKEVYIVGETEPSLKFLDEMDVIREEIYKDSLVIVCDTANQPRIDDQRYTMGGKIIKIDHHPETDTYGDIQWVDTNASSVSEMIVDLATYGEKEGLKLNNNAARLLYVGIVGDTGRFKFPSTTKKTFQLVAELVAFNFDRSELYNELYSVEDKISRLSGHILQNFELSSSGLCTIKLTAELLERYDVSVDESSQLVQVVGDVKGIKAWVFFIEESDQIRTRLRSKGPVVNEVASQFNGGGHPLASGATVYSWEEAKALEAELEKVCEEYEI; from the coding sequence TTGACAAGACAACATATTATTGAAGCAATCAAACAATATAATCGGATAATTATTCATCGGCATGTACGCCCAGACCCAGATGCAATTGGATCTCAAGCAGGGTTAAAGCATCTGATAAAGAATTCTTTTCCTAAGAAAGAAGTTTACATTGTAGGTGAAACTGAACCATCTTTAAAGTTTTTAGATGAAATGGATGTTATTCGTGAGGAGATTTACAAAGATAGTTTAGTTATAGTTTGTGATACCGCTAACCAACCTCGTATAGATGATCAGCGATACACGATGGGCGGGAAGATAATTAAGATTGATCACCATCCAGAAACAGATACATATGGAGATATTCAATGGGTGGATACGAATGCCAGTTCTGTTAGTGAAATGATTGTTGATTTAGCAACATATGGTGAAAAAGAAGGTCTAAAACTAAATAATAATGCTGCACGTCTCTTATACGTGGGGATTGTAGGGGATACAGGAAGATTTAAATTCCCAAGCACGACGAAAAAAACGTTTCAATTAGTTGCGGAGTTGGTTGCTTTTAATTTTGATCGGTCAGAGTTGTATAACGAATTGTATAGCGTAGAAGATAAAATTTCTAGACTGAGTGGCCACATATTGCAAAATTTTGAGCTGTCCTCATCCGGGTTATGTACGATTAAATTAACCGCTGAACTACTAGAAAGATATGACGTTAGTGTGGATGAATCTAGTCAGCTTGTTCAAGTAGTAGGAGATGTGAAAGGTATTAAAGCATGGGTATTCTTTATTGAGGAATCTGATCAAATACGTACACGATTACGTTCTAAAGGTCCTGTGGTAAATGAAGTAGCTTCACAATTTAATGGGGGTGGTCACCCATTAGCATCTGGTGCTACTGTATACAGTTGGGAGGAAGCAAAAGCATTAGAAGCTGAGCTTGAAAAAGTATGTGAAGAATACGAAATATAA
- a CDS encoding YtpI family protein translates to MVIFPILIVLSAVLYIYYKVAIIREKDPLTQKYFNGKARICLGIFLSTFAINQYLNYLTQISLFIGILLLIVGLPQILRGIGETRHYRSEWRRLNPNE, encoded by the coding sequence ATGGTTATATTTCCAATTCTTATTGTACTTTCTGCAGTTCTCTATATTTACTATAAGGTAGCTATTATTCGTGAAAAAGATCCTCTTACACAAAAATATTTTAATGGTAAAGCAAGAATTTGTTTAGGTATATTTCTATCCACATTCGCAATTAATCAATATTTAAACTACCTAACGCAGATAAGCCTTTTTATTGGAATTCTTTTGCTTATTGTCGGGTTACCTCAGATCTTAAGAGGGATCGGTGAAACTAGACATTACCGGAGCGAATGGCGACGACTTAACCCAAATGAATAA